From bacterium, a single genomic window includes:
- a CDS encoding YbjN domain-containing protein has translation MLTPEKLEHFFLSLNYDYNQVAEGVWLVNADHDDSTNVVISVAENLVLFRLKLAEVPSGADAAFLKKLLALNMKLDHGAVAIDGGDLVLVDSVEGAGIHADEIHASVMALENGAQMIYNAIRKG, from the coding sequence ATGCTCACGCCTGAGAAACTGGAACACTTCTTCCTCAGCCTGAACTACGACTACAACCAGGTCGCCGAGGGGGTCTGGTTGGTCAACGCCGACCACGACGACTCGACCAACGTGGTCATCTCGGTGGCGGAGAACCTGGTTCTCTTCCGGCTGAAGCTGGCCGAGGTGCCGTCCGGCGCCGACGCCGCCTTCTTAAAGAAACTCCTGGCCCTGAACATGAAGCTGGACCACGGCGCGGTCGCCATTGACGGCGGCGACCTGGTCCTCGTGGACTCCGTGGAGGGGGCCGGCATCCACGCCGACGAAATCCACGCCAGCGTCATGGCCCTGGAGAACGGCGCACAGATGATTTACAACGCCATTCGGAAGGGCTAG
- a CDS encoding type II toxin-antitoxin system Phd/YefM family antitoxin, whose product MKTISITEARATLADLLNKIHYGLEDYIITRRNKKQAVLIPPQRYLLFLELLERYSDEMDNREAETILKEVRREGTISLEQIKAELGLD is encoded by the coding sequence ATGAAGACCATTTCCATAACCGAAGCCCGGGCTACCTTGGCCGACCTGCTAAACAAAATTCACTACGGTCTAGAGGATTACATCATAACCCGACGCAACAAGAAACAGGCGGTGCTCATCCCGCCGCAGCGCTACCTGCTCTTTCTCGAACTCCTGGAGCGATACTCAGACGAGATGGACAACCGGGAAGCGGAAACAATTCTAAAAGAGGTGCGGCGGGAAGGCACCATCAGCCTGGAGCAGATCAAGGCCGAGCTCGGGCTGGACTAG
- a CDS encoding type II toxin-antitoxin system RelE/ParE family toxin: protein MAHRVVLTKRAYRDLKQLTPAVYTRIIKRIEQLASEPRPPGVRKITDSADRYRIRIGDYRVIYQVEDDRLLILVIRVRHRREVYR, encoded by the coding sequence ATGGCTCACCGGGTGGTCCTGACGAAACGGGCGTACCGGGATTTAAAACAGCTGACCCCTGCCGTTTATACAAGGATAATCAAGAGGATAGAGCAACTGGCGTCGGAGCCGCGACCGCCGGGTGTACGTAAAATAACGGATTCGGCCGACCGCTACCGCATCAGAATCGGCGATTACCGGGTCATCTATCAGGTCGAGGATGACCGGCTATTGATCCTGGTCATCCGCGTGAGGCATAGACGGGAGGTGTACCGTTAG
- a CDS encoding PspA/IM30 family protein, with protein sequence MGIFKRMGDILKANINAMLEKAEDPEKMLNQMVYEMEEHYAEAKKQVMVTVADEKRLYNQYDRSKKDAFDWAEKAKQAMTAGREDLAQEALLRKTSAAENARGFKEQWEKQKQATEALKSSLRQLQRKIEECKSQKQLLIARAKRAEAQKQIHETMAGINDSGAFSTFDRMEEKVDKLEAEGEAAVDMAELETDSLDKEFEQLEKVGVDEQLKRLKEGDADSDLKDL encoded by the coding sequence ATGGGAATCTTCAAGCGCATGGGAGACATCCTCAAGGCGAACATCAACGCCATGCTGGAAAAGGCCGAGGACCCGGAGAAGATGCTCAACCAGATGGTGTACGAGATGGAGGAGCATTACGCCGAGGCCAAGAAACAGGTGATGGTGACCGTCGCCGACGAGAAGCGGCTCTACAACCAGTACGACAGGTCGAAGAAGGACGCCTTCGACTGGGCCGAAAAGGCCAAGCAGGCCATGACCGCGGGGCGCGAGGACCTGGCCCAGGAAGCCCTCTTACGCAAGACCAGCGCCGCCGAGAACGCCCGCGGCTTCAAGGAGCAGTGGGAGAAGCAGAAGCAGGCCACCGAGGCCCTGAAGAGCTCGCTCCGCCAGCTCCAGCGCAAGATAGAGGAGTGCAAGAGCCAGAAGCAGCTCCTCATCGCCCGGGCCAAGCGCGCCGAGGCCCAGAAGCAGATCCACGAGACAATGGCCGGCATCAACGACTCCGGCGCCTTCTCCACCTTCGACCGCATGGAGGAAAAGGTGGACAAGCTCGAGGCCGAGGGCGAGGCCGCCGTGGACATGGCCGAGCTCGAGACCGACAGCCTCGACAAGGAGTTCGAGCAACTGGAGAAGGTCGGCGTGGACGAGCAGCTCAAGCGGCTGAAGGAAGGCG